The sequence tgggtgaccgctGGTGGGGGGCTGcagccgggctgtgtgatgaaaatccttgaagccgagcgatgactggAGAGCGCCAACCCACACGGGGTCACGCTCCTCCAACAGTAGTAAGAAGAAGGCAACACGGGTgcgcccatctgggggctcggaaggcagAAGGGCGCGACGGATGCaaggagtgtgaaggcatggctactcCCCAGGGGGTtggtccctttttaaaggcagatctcctcactcgcaccccaagcgtcacgggcaaagtctccatcaacatgctccagggttcccaccccacgacatgggggctaggtcccacacgtcatgcgagctgACCCAAAACGCGAAGGgggcaaaccgccacgcgcgaagcatgtaaccgccctgcggttataagcgttcccgcatcatcgccgaaaccagcggtcggaaGGGCGGGCCGCCACGTGgggagcatgcaaccgcaccacggttgcaCACCCTTTCGGTATCGTCGCATCCGGAGGATCAGCACGGAGGCccagtcccacatgtcatgcaactggcgcgccggtcaccgcgtgcaaggaaaccgcaccacCATCTGCGCCAATGctgcgtcttctcgactgcggaaccaacgcAGCGACTCaaggcagccctgcgcgtgacccgACAGTACCCAGTAACTGCGACGATCACGGGTCACTCAGCCGCGGGGATAGGCACGACGGTCGATATGATCAGAggagggccggcagtaattgcagcaacaggcgTGTGGAAGCCGCGGTCCAATCACCTATAGGTTCGCATCCTCTCCTACAGCATAAAAAATGACgcacccgtgttccattcctcgaacgactcgcgcacgcacaacagaCGCCCGCGGATCGCCCGTCCTGtcacattaactccttggcaggacaagcgacacctccggcaggcgAAGCGAGCGCCGTTTCGTCTCCGTCGTAATGACCGCGTCATAAAAGGTgtgccaccttatttaaatttatatccttttccttttcctctctctctctctctcttgccacagggaccgggaaagaggatattgcgaaaaggatccttcccagcgaaggaaacgggccccgagccctcctactgatcaggggttcgaaggttgcgccctccggggttcggtgaccgccccagagcactcgggctccgagcccattactgatcaggggttcgaaggctggcccctcggaagggttcgacagccgccccagagcatgcagagttaGGGATAACCCtaagtacgtccgttacatggccgaggctcggactacgctcccgaggtaccctaggacatttccgagaccagcgggaaagatttgtaatggaatcccaccatagggaggcatcgagccctcggaccctatcgaatgggtccgggtccagcaaatcacctgcaggtacttttggagcgcgcctctgggccactagccaacccttatcgaacggggctcgggcatccactcggatcacccgttagcagctcaccggaaacaccatgttcggtgccctccgagggtaacatggcgcttcccccccttcctccttgcgaaaaggcgacgaaggggcgtataataaaagtcgagacggtccttgatcgtcctcttgctccgtgcagaggctcgggggctgctcttgcaccaggctacggccaaactgttgaccacatcaacaaatcagcgtgaaaactcgaagcctgaccgtgcacccgggctgcggccgggccgcatgagggaacgacaagGCTGACCGAGGTGTCACAAAAaggattaagacctcggaggagtcaaatcactcctccgaggcctcgagggctacaaccgacgggtgcgctcgcgcgcacccaccggaacaaagcatAACCGAGAAGGGCCGGTCCCCTGCAAAAAACTCcgacagaacctccaagcgagtacttacactccctttgaggctcgggggctactatcggggaccgtaattaggggtacccccaatgcaccttaatccggctggaaaacatcttcagaacaaaccataaacgacCGATAAAGCGTGGACTTCATCTattaagggacgcgacctcatccgagcccagcctcgagcaagggCAGTAGTCCTGGACaaattctcgcctcgcccgagggtcccctcagccaGCAGGCACACCCTCGGCTCGCTTGAAACATAGCTCGGGCAGCCTTTGTCGTgaagcgacctcgtccgaatcgccttaccaaccgaccgtatcgcatgcgcatttaatgcggggatcgcctgacaccttatcctgacacgcgtgcctcagtcggcaaggtcgaagtgaccgcagttacTTTGCCCcttttactgaccgttctgacaggaaaacagcgctgttCACCCCGCCCCGGCAACTGCGCCAGCCACCAGGGGAAGGCTGACAACGGCAAGTCACGACCTCCCTCGAGTtcggcctcaggcgcaacagggagctccgcctcgcccgaccccgccctcggcctcaacctcggcctcgggagaaggtctccgcctcgcccgaccctgggcctcggcctcagcctcagcctcggcctcggagaagtcgccgcctcgcccgacctcggcctcgtatCAGCCACGCTACTGGGGAtccatcattgccctacccctagctagccgcctcaggctacgagggaacaagaccggtgtcctgtctaagttactccggtaacaggtaatgatggttcccctcgtgcgcccatgacgtcgagtgctctcaaaccccctacggaagcaaggagacgtcagcaggatccatgccgcaccgccagatatgcatctacagggctcaaggcacttctccgacgaccacgatattacctctacagggctcaaggcgctcctccgacggccacgtcggtacatctatagggctcaaggcgcttcccCGACGGCCACATTATTACCTGTACAGAGCTCAGGGCACTTCCCTACCAGCCACGTTAGCTCcaggctacacccccattgtacagctgggcatctccttgtgtctataaaagggggtgtccagggccccacggggaggaggggggaaaaaggGGAGACGAACGGGAGAAAGAGAGACGAACGTGCAGCGTACGAACACACGGATGCACGGCGCTGACGAGCAGAGGCAGccagagtaggagagacgcggtaCAGGCAGCCTCAGACGGCCCGCCTCAAGGCCGAACCCTCTccttctctctctcgctcgctctctcgcagtgcttgtaacccctactgcaagcgccccctggtgcaggataatataagcctcatcccatcgtttgtgttccatcttgcatcgacccatctggacaggggcacgcggcactaaaattcactagtcggtctgGCTGAGGGCCCCCCTGGTCCGAAACATCGACATTAGTAAATAACCAAAAATAACACTAGCGCTAAGGGTCAAATTGGTAATTATTTCTTACAACCCCCGGACCCACGTATCATATATGCTGCCAAAACAAAGAGGCTTGGGTACTAAAAGAAAAGCACCTAGACCTAACAATTAAGTGAATATCCAAAATTGTAGTAATTTTATTTCTATATTTCCATACATAACCAAAGAATAGAGAAGATTATTCAAGAGTCTCGGGTCCCAGAAGCGCGTGATAAATGCCAGCGAAGCCTAAATCTACAGAGAAAATTAAGTAAAGTACTCTGAATATAAAGTAAAGGAAAAGTATCTAGAACTTCTCCTTCGGCCCTACTCCTAGTAGTTAAGTGCGGAAGCAAAATTAACCCCTTGTTGGTACGCGACAACAAGTCATTCTCGTTTCCAGCATTTGACTGGCTAGAAATCTAAATACTTCCTCCGTCTTAGTATATAAGGCACAACCACCTCTAgttcaaagaccaagaaatgtATTTAATTGTGTCTATACCATTGCATCGATGTACGTATGCATAGAGAAAGCACACCTTATATCGTGGGACAAGAACAAAAAGTGGTTACGCCTTATAtcctgggacggagggagtaaaaGATAAACATATTTAAATAACCAAATAAAGAAACATTGAATAATATTTATTTATTAAAATTCCTATGAAAGGAAAGAGTGTCTTAAAATTGTCATTTGGCCAAACGAACGCACGTATATTCGGGGTCCATCGCAAGAAGCAGTTATGGCCCGGCGGTGAACTGCAACCCGTGAGGCCGTGACCTGACGTCCgtccgacggcggcggcggcacgtGCCAAGTTCCGGAGTCCGGACTCCACGTCTCCGCCACCTCTTGGAGTTCTCGTCGCTCGTGCAAAAACAAACCGTAGCCGTACACATCCCACCATGCGGTAGCGCCGGTAGGCACAGGCACAAGAATCACAACAGGCGGCGGCCGCCTGGAGCTGCCTCGCATGCGTCCACGGCTACGTGGCCAGGCGCTCCGACGCCACGTCCAGGGAGGGGATCGGCCGGGCCGGGTCCCTGCCTTTACGCGTCCCGGCTTCCTATAAGCAGACAGCGGCGGGCTCCCGATCAGAACAAACGGCCGTCCCTATCTATCGGATTGCTTCCAGTTCCAGCTCGAGCACTGGGGCTTCGCAGGCGAGATGAAGAGGCTGCTTGCTCATGGCCAGTCCGGTTGCCCTTCCCGGACTTTGGTTGGCAGAATCCCTGCCCTGCCTGTACTTTGCAACAACGTTCTTCCCGACCATAGGGTGAGTTCACCAATCTGTCAGTCGCTGCTGCTACTTTCCTATGTTCTTTGAATTTTATTATAAGCAAGCACAGGGAGAATCGTGATGTACAGATGTTTTTGCCACTCCTGATCTGTGTTAACAATCTTCTGTTTCCCTGTGAAATCGACAGTACTATTCAGCCGAGAAACACGATGACGACACCACGCTAGGTGAGATCGGGGATAAGGCAAGGTCGACAGCCGAGGAGTTCCTGAGGGTGGCCAAGGAGAAGACCGACGACGTCGCGGAGGGCGCGAAGGAGACGCTGCACGAGACGAAGGAAGCGGTGGTCGGGGAGTCGGACGACGAGAAGGAGAAGTTCAAAAGGAGGGTGGAGGAGGGGAAGTACCATCATCAGAAGAAATAAGTGGCTTGTGTTCTCTTGGCTGCGTATGCAAGTCATGGCTTGGATTACTATACATACTCGATAGGCCTTGTAGTTTGTACAAGTTTACTCTTTGCATCCAGACGTGTCGATGTCCTGTAGAATAAATAAGAAGTTGCCTTTTGTGCTTCAATACTTACATGCCATCTCTCACTGAATAAAAAGTTTTGCCTTGTGAAGAAGTGTTCCCTGTTGTCACTTTGGATCGGTGAAGCGACCTGGGTATGTATATATGAGTATGAAGCGATTCTGTTGGGAGTCGTCCTGTGTGCCGTGCAACGGATGACAAAAATAGTGTAATCAGTGCAGATGGAAATGTTCATATTCATGTCGGACATCCAATGTGTAACATAAGTACCTCCTGGACGTTTAGTCACTCAGTGCTCACATAAGTACCTCCTGGACGTTTAGTCAGTGTGCAAATGCTGTCTACTTCGCTAATCTTTTCTCTCATATATGAAGTGCTCAAATGATTCCGCACTTCTGCATTGTAAAATCTACATTGCTAGCAGTTAACGGCTGAGGATGATAAGATGGTGTTCAGGTTTGAAATGCCAAGCTGATCTCCACTAGCATTGCTATGAATGAATAGAAGTTTGTACCTTCCAAATATTACATCAAGACCTCTTTTTTTTTTGGCTTTTCTGTCAAGTCATGTTTTCGCTATCTTGCCGTCTTTGTATTAGAATGGCTACATATATAGTTCACTTTTGCCGTCTCCTCAAACTAGTTTATActatttttagttgtcgctggatatttcaattttacaCTATCTAGCGACAACTAAAATAAAACGAAGGGGGTATATATGTACATTTGTCCATCTTTGGAGGAGAGCATCAAGTGATTTTGCTCTCactggttttgcaggttgcgtgcaAACTATAGTTACCAATCAACTATCTTCGCGACTATTCACTATAATCTTATGTATTTCATTGCTGCGCAATTTGTACTGATGCCTGCCAGTTCGCGACAACTGAATCCTTGGTCACCTGCTGGGTGTCAAAGAAACTTGTGCGGCAAAGCAAAAGCACGAGATTTGGAAACAATAACCCATCATCAATAGCAGAAATCCAAACATTAACCTACACGAAGGAGGCGACACTACATCCAACAGTATACACACATGGACCGGACGAACAAACGAAGAGAAATCTGAAAATACAATTTACAGCCAAAGTAGGCTAGCTTCCGTACGTGGAAGCTGAGCCTAGCTAACTAGTAGCCGGCGATCCCGGAGCCGTCATGGGCGCCCTGCTGCTTCTTGCCGCCCTTCTTCTGGCACTTGTCCTTGATCCACTGGAACCCGGTGGCCGTGCCCTCCTTGACCTTCCTGAGCCCCGTGGCCGCGGCCGCCTTGGTCTTCTCCACCCCGCCCTGCTGCTTCTTGCCGCCGGCGCCGCCGTCCTGCCGGCCGCGCGCGCGGGGGCTCGGGTCGCCGCCGTAGTCCCACTGGTCCGCCCACGACGTGCCGAACGAGTTGCTGCGCTGCATGGTCCCGATCCGCTGAACCGGAAACACCAACAATACGCAACAAGGACGACGATCCCCTCGAGGAAAGGATGCAAGAGACCGTGCGATGCTTTCTTGCGGTCGAGGCAAGGGAGGCGTGGGATGCCAGGAGAATGTGGCTTTTATAGGAGGAGCTCGGTTACCTGTGCCGACGAACGCATCGATGACCAGGACCCCAGGAGCATCACCGCCCATGCGCGCGAGGCGCTATGCATGTGGAATTGAAAAGGGCGGAGGAGGAGTCGCGTGTCCGGATGTGTCCGGAACGCGGTGGTTGGTTGGCCCGTTCGTCTTCGGGAGCAGCTGCGCGCCAGTTTTGACTTCTGACCAACCAGCCTTCAGGTTCAGGGGCGGGGAGCCTCtggcttctggcttctggcctggtGATGCCTTACTGGTGGGTCCGGTGGCAGGATTGGTCCACATGTCGGCAGCTGCCTTGCTCAGACGCGGTCGGGGTGGAAAACGGCGACCGGCGGGATTGTGTTGTGTTGTGCTGTGCCTGACAGACAGGATGGTTTCCAGAAGTGAAGAAATTGCATGCCGGAACAGGTCGCCTGATCTGATTATTAGTATCACCTCTTTTTCGGCCAAGTATGGTTTGACCTGTTAAAGAGTGGCTTGCTTGATTCCTCTGCCTGCTGCGAGTTCCGACACGAGCAATCGTACGTGTACTTTTAGCGGCCGGGTTGGTGAACCAAGCATCGTCAAAAGCAACGGACGCGCTTAGTGGTTCCACGACAAATTACGTCGGAGCTTACGTGGAGATAATGCACAGCGATGGTTTTTGTTCCGTGAATAAAATATCTAGACGGTGGTTTCCTCTTTCGCCAGCGCTTATAATTAGATCCTGTTTTAATTTCACGGAATAAACTTTAACTTCATGCTAAACTTTAGCCATATAAAttaaagtgctaaagtttagcttctTGGAGTGTTTAAACTACTTTAATAAAGTTTAGCACATTGAAATTAAAAGACACATATGTCCCTAATGCGGAGAGAGAATGAGGTTGAAGGGTATGAGTGCAAATGAGGTTCCCTGGTCTATGTTTAGCTCCTTTTAACACCTCTTGAGCAGATTATGAGATAATAGGTGCCAAATTTTATCACACCATTATTAACTCTCATGTTTAGATCATCAAATGgttaaaagtagctaaaaaagctgctaaagtttattTAGTGAGATTGAAACCGGGCCTTGGTCCATAGCGTGTTCGTGAATTGCTCTACAAGTCATCGACTCTGAATAATCCGTTCATGGACGAAATGGGATACGGACGAGCTGAGCTGACGGAGGATTAGAAGCTTCCGACGACACTTGGACCGAAACGGTGCAGACGACGCCATACGATCTCCGGGCTGTACTCTACTCGCCGCTCCACGTGCCCACGGCTTGTGATACCCTTCTTCTATGATCTAAACTCTGTTTGTGTAAACGGGCCCGTTTAAACACCTACAAACGTTATAAGATAGTATGCCGTTTCTGTTTAATTGTCTGTTTAGTCTATTTAATTGACAGTGTAGCCTGTTGGTCCGTTTAACTCGAATAATAGCTAAACAGTTTAGCATTTACAGGAATATTGGTATCAGATATTATATTATTCTGTAATAGTGATAACCATATTATGTACACAAGAATATATCCAAGAATCAGCTAATCGAGCAACAAATCGATACAAGGAAGGACGtggccaaaaaaaaaaaaaaaatggcGAACACTAGAGGTCTACGGCACTAGAGGACTAGGAGGAGCAGGCCAACTGCCGCAACCGCAACTACTCCGACGAAGACTCTATCTGGTCGGCATCCGGCGCCGGCGCTACTGTCCATCTCGCGGCTGCTCGTCGCCGGCGAAGTCGGGGTCGCGCCCTTGAAATTGGGGTTGCTCCCGTACAGGCTCTGTATCCCCTGGACGTCGTCGGCCTCCAGCTCCACCTTCCTCGTCCCCGTCCGGATCGTCGGGTACATGATGGCGTCCGGCACCGAGGAGTGGCCGAGCCCCAGTAGGTGGCCGATCTCGTGCACCGCCACGGACTCTAGGTCCACCGCCCCGGTCGCCGACGAGCGTGACACGTCGCTGCCGGCCACCCACGCCTCCGCGGCGTCCAGGTGGAACCGGCCGTCCGTGGGCGAGAAGGCGTGCGCGAGGGTGCCCAGGGGCCCGtcgaacggctcgccgtcgccgtGCGAGCCCGAGTAGAAGCCGATGGTGATGTCGGCGTCGGACTCCGACGCGGTCTCCGCGAACCGCAGGTTGGTGGCGGCGGCCCACCGGGAGAAGGCGCGCGCGAAGACGTCGCTCAACGTGGACCGGTCGATGGACGCGGCCGCCGAGGTCGCGGTGATCGCGTACTTGAGGTCCCGCCTGAACGGCGGCCACGTCGGCCCCCCGGGGAAGTAGGCGTACAGGTGCCTGCCGTGGGCGTCGGCGGAGGAGCTCCTCGCCATGGTGGACCGTTGATGACGTCGGCCACGCCGCAGCGAGGCGCGACCATCTGCGAGACGGTGGACGGGTCCAGCGCGCCGGTGGCGTTGAGCCCGAAGTTGCGCTGGTACGTCGCGATGGCCGCCTCCAGGTTCTGGTCGAACGCGTCGCTGAAGGgggacgacggcggcggcggcgggaggtAGCCGAAGTGGCTGAGGTAGTCCTTGAGCCCGGCCAAGCCCTGCCGCTCCTCCCCCATGTGACAGCCAGACAGGTTCTGGAACGCCGCCCACGGATTCGGGAACGCTGGTGGCGTCCCAGGCGGGAAGCCGGACGGGAAGGCCGACGCCGGAAACGCGACCGCGAACGCCATCAGCGCCACGGCTGCGGCAACTTGCGATACATCCATCATCAGGAACCAGAGGAAGTTCGCCGGGCCGACCGCGCAGAGAACACACAGCAAACCGAGCTGTCACGTAAGCTTTAAGGCTCGCTACCCGATAGCTCACGGGCAGCGTGGTCAGCCGGCCGGCAGGTACGCGGAGCCGGGTCCGGGTGGCTAACGGGAACAGAGCCCTTTCTTTCGAGTCGAGACGTCGCAGCTCTGTGCGTGTGGTTCAGTGAGCTCCTTTGGTCAAGACTCAAGGGCGGCAAGAGAGGATGTGGCCTTGTGTCTGTTGCGAGTTGCTGTCGTACCACGGCTGCGATCGGCGTGAAGTGAGACTGAGAGGGTTTTAGAATAGAAAAAAAATGCGTTTTGCTTTTGTACACTACTCACCGGCCAGAGAAGCTTCTGCTTCGTTGGTTTCCGGCGTGCGGCTCGATTGGTGTTCAAGAACAGAAAACGGTCGTAGGCTGCCAAGGCCGGCGCCGGGTAACATTTATTTTAATCGCTGTTAATGTTATATGATCTTAACATGTAACTCTAACAACTATACCTTATAAATTTTAGATATGTGTCTTATGGTTTGAGGGAAAATCGTTGTAGGAGATCAAAATCCGATGGTTGGTGCCGATAGAGGTAACAGTGGCGCCGTGGCAGTCTATTCTCCACTTCTGTGTAGAGATAAACTAGGCCTTATTAGGTATGTGTAAACTCCTATCCTATAATGTTAAATCGTTTCATTACTAATCAAAAAGATCTAGATGGATAGAAGTAGGTTGAATAGGCTATAATTTTTTTCTTATAAACCTAATAGTTACAAATGGGGCCAATATATTTGATATGTGGAAATAATTACTTGTGTTATGTTTAATCAAGGCTATTTCCCTAACCAAACCAGTAGACTGTGAATAATATATAAGTATATAACAAGCTATATATGTGCTAAAAAATAGATATATGATAATTAATGATCTTGCAATAAGTATATGTATTAGCAAGGATAGCTTGGAGTGCAAACCATATGGACAGACGACGTGGTTTGGTTGCTTGCTACCAACCTACATACTCATTGTAGTGATCCCAAACTAGAAGATTCATGTGCTTATTTGGCGTAACAAGCCAAACCCATAGGACGCCATAGTAATCACTCTAACAAGACACTCCAATGTAACAAGCCGCAATATCATCATTGTTGGTCATTGTGGATCTCCCGCATGGATAACCATAAGATCTCCTTACAGTATGATGACCGAAGTCAGCAATAACCTCCAAAGCTGCACAACGATCCCTCATTATTGCCTCCAAACAGTCTAGTGGAGATAGCCACCAAGAGTAAAAAGAACCCTACAACTCAATATGATTAGTAGTGCTACTAGATAAAAAACTCTATGAGAATCATTAGAAATCACTTCCAATCTTATTTTATGTCACTAGATATGAGTGGTTGATGTTTTCTTAGGTCTAATAGGGTGTATACCAAGTGGGGAAGCCAAAATGTTGATCCCGAACCTGCATAAACTCTATTTATAAGGTTTGAAGGGCCAAGTAGTTGTTGGAACTGTTATTATGCACTATACGGGGTCGTGGAACCATCGACATCCCACCATCGGGCATACTATAATTATGCATTCTAAATTAATTTCGGCCATAATAAGGATAGAACAAAACCTTTTCAAATAGTATTAGCACCAACATACTATAATATTCTTAAAATTAAATCTACATGCTTAATTCAATTTAATTTGAAAACAAAATAAATTCTAAGTATAAAAACTTTTTAAAAATTTAATTTGAGATTAAGATTGGTGGTGTGTGCTGATAGCGGCTACGGACGTCTCTTAAATTTCACGCAGAAATGAGGTCTCGTTAGATATATATAGATGACAAAATGAGGAGGTAATTCGTGTATTGGTTCTCTTTCCTATTTATTTTATGTTTTGTGGTGTCCAAGAGCGCGACAACTAGTGGTACAATAGATCATGATCCAAATATTTTTTATAATTTATTTGAGCTTTTAATTAATTTTAATTCAAAAATAGGTAGAAATAAAACATAATCCTAATTTGTTCTGATACTTAAATTTATATATTGTAAAATTTAGAGCTTAGTATCACCACTGTCCACAACCAAAATAGTTATACCTTATAAAACTATCATAGCAATAGACTGTAAAACGTCGTCTACCCTAAGTATAGCGAATGTATGCATCTGCTAGTCCAACAACGGACGCTAGAGCCTCCGCTGTATTATACCGGGCCTCCCTCGTACCATATGCTAAGCCTGTGGAGCGAAGGAGCTCTGCCGGGAGGACGAGCGCCAGCACCGAGGCCGGCGGCGTGGAGGCCCTGGGCTGTGGCGGTGCGGTGAAGCCCGGCCTCTGCCGGAGAGGAGGAGCACCTGCGCGGAGGCCCTTCGCTAGGACGCCACGATGAAGCCCGGCTACGACGCGCGTGGAGAACCTCGACAGGGAAAGAGCACCAACACCGACGAGCTGGAATGCGACGAGGCAGAGGAGCTAGGATGCGACGGCACAAAAGAAACTGGGATGCGGTAGAGCAGACGAAGAAATTCACGTGAATACTTTTAACTTTTGGAAGCCCACACGGACATAAAAAATAGGTTTATAAAAGAAATCCTATTTCCCACAATGTGAAGTTTCATTGCAAAACATATTTATTAATAAGAATATAAAAATAATTTGCAATCTACAAATGACTCATATATTTTGTGAAAAGTATACGTGTTTGAATTTTTTTGAAAATTAAAGCGAATGAGATATAGAGAACAAAGTTTAGAGAACGCTGCTGAAATAGTAAAGTTACAGAGAGTATAATTTTTTAAAGTGTTCTGTAAATAACAGAAAACATTTCTTCAGTggatgaaatataaaggataTTGCTAGAGACAGTTTAAGAGGACGAGAGAGATGGAGACGGATGAGATCCAATAAGGCTGAACAAGACACGCCTCTAAATTCCCTCTAAATTCTGAAAGTCTGAATCAACAACTTATATCTATAGTTTTTGCGCCACTTGACAGAGCAAACAATTGAAGAAAGTTATGCATGTGGGAAAGCAGATCTTTCTGTGGTACTTACAAGGGGAGGGAGGTATGACATGTTTAGCAAAAGCAGTCCTTCGACCTCCGAAAAGAAATGCGGTTACAAGCACCTCCAACTGTCTGATTCAGCTGAATACTATGGAGTATGGACGCATGAGGAAGAATAATGACTCTCCCGTACTTGATCTATGCACAAACGACATTTCCTGAGTCCCAATGTCTGCGACTTTTCAACTCGAAGGATGGTGGCGAAGCCGGTGGTAGCTCCAACGGAGAAGGGTCGTAGGTAGGTCCGTAGGTGTCGGCTTAAGATCCTCGGTCTCTAGGACCATCGCTCAGCCAAAGTGCTAGGAAAAAACATCTGGCAACTAAGATCTATTGGTCAACGGGAGAAGAAAGAGACCGTATGTCCTCCAAGTTTCTGTCTTCGGACGAACCCCGCGGTAGGCCAGAGGTCGGGCGTGAACATATTAACTGCGCTCGACATTGAGTCACAGTAGAGATGTCGGTCTGCCTACCACTTATGGTCTACGAGCGAGCCCCATGTGCTGCAGCGCACTCATAACCTACGAACTCCTCGGTCACGGCGCATTTATAGCCCGCGCTCTCCCCCCGCCCTGCGGCTCGCTCATGGCCTATCGGTACTAGATCTGAATGCGCACACCGCGCGCTCGACATTGAGTCACAGTAGAGATGTCGGTCTGCCTACCACTCATGGCCTACGAGCGAGCCCCATGTGCTGCAGCGCACTCATAACCTACGAACTCCTCGGTCACGGCGCATTTATAGCCCGCGCTCTCCCCCCGCCCTGCGGCTCGCTCATGGCCTATCGGTACTAGATCTGAATGCGCACACCGCGTGCAAGGCACAACAAGAGAAGTCACATCGAAGGACATGCTACAAAGGCTAGAGGTCGACATAGCTCGAATGATGGCGCTTGGGCCCCACGATGTCCGCCCCATTCGCCATAAAGAATATGAGACAATCAGGTGACCTCAAGGATCAATGACGCATGTAGCTTCACCAGGATAGAACACTCGGTCTTACCATCGCCCCGTGACTCCTTTTTTAGGAAGTCATCGGTAGTCGACCATCTCCTTGCCCTATAAAAGGAGGTCGGTCCATAAGGGAACGAACATGGACACCCAAACGCGTGGTCGGAGAGACGACGAGCCAACAAAGGGAGCAAGGACATTGAGACTGGAGCCCGCCGCTAAGCCAAGACTTACCCTTAGCTCCACCACCTCCGCACAAGAGACTGAGGAACCTC is a genomic window of Zea mays cultivar B73 chromosome 5, Zm-B73-REFERENCE-NAM-5.0, whole genome shotgun sequence containing:
- the LOC100285384 gene encoding metalloendoproteinase 1 precursor (The RefSeq protein has 1 frameshift compared to this genomic sequence), whose protein sequence is MMDVSQVAAAVALMAFAVAFPASAFPSGFPPGTPPAFPNPWAAFQNLSGCHMGEERQGLAGLKDYLSHFGYLPPPPPSSPFSDAFDQNLEAAIATYQRNFGLNATGALDPSTVSQMVAPRCGVADVINGTSTMARSSSADAHGRHLYAYFPGGPTWPPFRRDLKYAITATSAAASIDRSTLSDVFARAFSRWAAATNLRFAETASESDADITIGFYSGSHGDGEPFDGPLGTLAHAFSPTDGRFHLDAAEAWVAGSDVSRSSATGAVDLESVAVHEIGHLLGLGHSSVPDAIMYPTIRTGTRKVELEADDVQGIQSLYGSNPNFKGATPTSPATSSREMDSSAGAGCRPDRVFVGVVAVAAVGLLLLVL
- the LOC100381289 gene encoding uncharacterized protein LOC100381289; this translates as MKRLLAHGQSGCPSRTLVGRIPALPVLCNNVLPDHRYYSAEKHDDDTTLGEIGDKARSTAEEFLRVAKEKTDDVAEGAKETLHETKEAVVGESDDEKEKFKRRVEEGKYHHQKK
- the LOC103627704 gene encoding uncharacterized protein LOC103627704 is translated as MGGDAPGVLVIDAFVGTGNRAPPIKATFSWHPTPPLPRPQESIARSLASFPRGDRRPCCVLLVFPVQRIGTMQRSNSFGTSWADQWDYGGDPSPRARGRQDGGAGGKKQQGGVEKTKAAAATGLRKVKEGTATGFQWIKDKCQKKGGKKQQGAHDGSGIAGY